A region of Argentina anserina chromosome 5, drPotAnse1.1, whole genome shotgun sequence DNA encodes the following proteins:
- the LOC126793588 gene encoding uncharacterized protein LOC126793588: MTVEADVRRDACESEVSKCEDNVTVNVGVIGNVNGISKDDGDGSYVFVTGSDAVAASDESDLANGHCAGGVETNGGGRVELEESVVVVENPQSELQFHSKAAEESKCSGDGPEITVESSCLQSEGDQQSAKEVVVEDVVQGAESTSQAGAELDKQVVSGPESKENGDGVPVCDGNDAASVSDPELKENGNGVPACDGNDIALASAAEQNGSSESGRSLAADSVEVKVHLETQVGNGIVSDENGDALPTHDVQESLSKSLVTNRLVDRAEKINESCDEKEQSLAANGDIQNSTSKPVAEEANGDIQDSISEPLAQEENSVSEPDAEEDDNGSSEQTDQTLTTNVDVKDPFLEPIGTCEENGQTSAANVDVQDSLSKPIAEENNGLGEENGHILAADVNNQEIILENLTDRINGDSCQENGRSLAQSVELQQLETEIISGLVSDKSGDESLIIHGHEESILKPMDTNPLASTPEENGSCENEDVLVAPVEVQKQVETPVASGPISDQNGNDMAIVHSHQEKTSVPDLIDTHEENKSSDKAFVCQNLSVGNGESFVAVADTIVSDENENSLSMEDNSTRSIDDGTPEQLEEKNNEKLISFPLEQSKPEVEAESSPIEAETSSSFAANDAVSELNSKYDIEAEIVSVTEDSLSSGLANNEASEADLKSELTAESVCPASDTQLVSNLKSEIESGHVPVVDDTQSSCPVKDVISEPISISEYEPKIPPATDGTLSSSPADDAIQEPKTSRDSIVCENLASNDVVPVVDSGMSDLETECADKNEKPTLQINDSVEDEAILPASSGADESSIITDDKPESEESSIIPDDKPEFEVTPVDSLEGQDKIVDVEKRPFYYLIRIPRNDDENLKEQIKHAQLKVEEKTKERDAVRSKMQMQRAICKEHKLKFEAAISDERAAQELLKSKRQEMDSVQFMNSKVKDALSLEEIANTIRHLEHTMAHETVSLKEEKQYIRDIKQLKQRRDQLSYSLGKQDEVQQSLDQKGQIEERIKDLRKEMDQLKENLLKAQGVTQVAKRKYNGENDMLHELQYQFEAADAIRQEAYVHLQSLRKQNYEKTKHFWRYRNDAKAANDLALSGDKEQLQHLCINQVETFMELWNTNDDFRKEYIKCNTRSTLRRLRTLDGRQLGPDEEPPVIPDIVRVTRHNLAASVVSTTEPAKRVAIVESEEPNDKSVEIVERNNETAKIKKPVKVASSGISQATVSGRTEIVEEIVEDPKPTKEEVELARKEEELRKEEEAAKLRDQRKQEEKAKAKEAMERKKRIAEKAQVRAAIKAQKEAEEKEKEREKRVRKKERKKENATKATNGINEGESAPERTSETTTATPVEPEATEKPVTITKRSQKMQQFTKQSKAKPIPLPLRNRSKRRMQPWMWVLVAVVAVLGLFLLGNGGSFSFRSMLERFF, encoded by the exons ATGACGGTGGAGGCGGATGTGCGCCGTGATGCGTGTGAATCTGAGGTGTCCAAGTGTGAGGACAATGTCACCGTCAATGTCGGTGTGATTGGGAATGTGAATGGGATTTCCAAGGACGACGGCGACGGCTCTTATGTGTTTGTCACAGGGAGTGACGCCGTGGCGGCGTCGGATGAGTCTGATCTGGCCAACGGGCACTGCGCCGGTGGAGTTGAGACCAATGGCGGTGGCCGTGTTGAGTTGGAGGAGAGTGTTGTTGTAGTTGAGAATCCTCAATctgaattacaatttcattCCAAAGCTGCTGAGGAGTCGAAATGTTCTGGTGATGGTCCGGAGATTACGGTTGAAAGTTCTTGTCTTCAGAGTGAGGGGGATCAGCAATCAGCCAAGGAGGTGGTGGTAGAAGATGTAGTTCAAGGGGCGGAGTCGACATCGCAAGCTGGTGCTGAGTTAGATAAGCAAGTTGTCAGTGGTCCTGAGTCGAAGGAGAATGGGGACGGCGTGCCTGTTTGTGATGGTAATGATGCCGCCTCTGTTAGTGATCCTGAGTTGAAGGAGAATGGGAACGGTGTGCCTGCTTGTGATGGTAATGATATTGCCTTAGCAAGTGCTGCCGAACAGAATGGATCTTCTGAAAGTGGCCGATCCTTGGCTGCTGACTCTGTGGAAGTCAAGGTACATTTGGAGACGCAAGTGGGCAATGGCATTGTCTCTGATGAGAATGGAGATGCACTGCCTACTCATGATGTCCAAGAGAGTCTATCTAAGTCCTTGGTCACAAATCGCTTGGTTGATAGAGCTGAAAAGATTAATGAGTCATGTGATGAAAAAGAGCAAAGTTTGGCTGCCAATGGTGATATCCAAAACAGCACTTCAAAGCCCGTTGCTGAAGAAGCCAATGGTGATATCCAAGACAGCATTTCAGAGCCTCTTGCCCAAGAGGAGAATAGTGTTTCAGAGCCTGATGCTGAAGAAGATGATAATGGTTCATCAGAACAAACTGACCAAACATTGACTACCAATGTTGATGTTAAAGACCCCTTTTTGGAACCCATTGGTACATGCGAAGAAAATGGCCAAACATCGGCTGCCAATGTTGATGTGCAGGATAGTCTGTCCAAGCCCATTGCTGAAGAGAATAATGGTTTAGGTGAAGAAAATGGCCATATATTGGCAGCTGATGTTAATAACCAAGAGATCATTTTGGAGAACTTAACAGACAGAATTAATGGGGATTCATGTCAAGAAAATGGCCGAAGCTTGGCACAAAGTGTTGAACTCCAGCAGTTGGAAACTGAGATTATCAGTGGTCTTGTTTCTGATAAATCTGGAGATGAGTCGCTTATCATTCATGGTCATGAAGAGAGTATTTTAAAGCCAATGGATACTAATCCCTTGGCTAGTACACCTGAAGAAAACGGATCATGTGAAAATGAGGACGTTTTAGTTGCACCTGTTGAAGTTCAGAAACAAGTGGAAACGCCAGTTGCCAGTGGCCCTATATCTGATCAAAATGGGAATGACATGGCTATTGTTCATTCTCATCAAGAGAAGACTTCTGTGCCTGATTTGATTGATACACATGAAGAGAATAAGTCATCTGATAAGGCTTTTGTGTGCCAGAACTTATCTGTTGGAAATGGTGAAAGCTTTGTAGCTGTTGCTGATACAATAGTGAGTGATGAAAATGAGAATTCTCTATCTATGGAAGATAATTCTACTCGCAGTATTGATGATGGAACGCCGGAGCAATTAGAGGAGAAGAATAATGAAAAGCTGATTTCTTTTCCTCTTGaacaatcaaaaccagaagTCGAAGCTGAGAGTTCCCCCATTGAAGCTGAAACTTCTTCAAGTTTCGCCGCTAATGATGCAGTATCAGAACTGAATTCAAAATATGATATTGAAGCTGAGATTGTCTCCGTCACAGAAGATTCTCTCTCAAGTGGCCTAGCTAATAATGAAGCATCAGAAGCCGATTTAAAATCAGAACTTACAGCTGAGAGTGTTTGCCCAGCTAGTGACACTCAATTGGTATCTAATTTGAAATCAGAAATTGAATCAGGTCATGTTCCTGTTGTAGATGACACACAGTCAAGTTGCCCTGTTAAGGATGTCATATCAGAGCCCATTTCCATATCAGAATATGAACCCAAGATCCCTCCAGCCACCGATGGTACCCTGTCAAGTTCACCAGCTGATGATGCAATACAAGAACCCAAGACCAGCCGTGATTCTATTGTTTGTGAAAATCTAGCATCTAATGATGTTGTGCCTGTAGTAGATTCTGGTATGTCAGACTTGGAGACTGAATGTGCTGACAAAAATGAGAAGCCAACACTACAGATTAATGATTCAGTGGAGGATGAAGCCATCTTGCCGGCTAGCTCAGGTGCTGATGAGTCGTCTATCATTACTGATGATAAACCAGAGTCTGAAGAGTCGTCCATCATCCCTGATGATAAACCAGAGTTTGAAGTTACTCCTgttgattctttggaaggaCAGGATAAGATTGTTGATGTTGAAAAGAGGCCTTTCTACTATTTAATTAGGATTCCTAGAAATGATGACGAAAATTTAAAAGAACAGATCAAGCATGCTCAATTAAAAGTTGAAGAAAAAACCAAAGAAAGGGATGCTGTTCGTTCAAAAATGCAAATGCAACGG GCCATTTGCAAGGAGCATAAATTAAAATTCGAAGCTGCCATATCTGATGAGAGAGCTGCTCAAGAGCTTCTCAAGTCCAAAAGACAGGAAATGGATTCTGTTCAATTTATGAATAGCAAAGTAAAGGATGCTCTTTCGCTTGAGGAAATAGCTAACACA ATACGCCATCTGGAACACACCATGGCTCATGAGACCGTATCTTTGAAGGAAGAAAAGCAGTATATTCGTGATATCAAGCAGCTCAAGCAACGCCGTGATCAGCTCTCTTATAGCCTGGGTAAACAGGATGAAGTTCAACAATCTTTAGATCAGAAAGGTCAAATTGAAGAACGCATAAAG GATCTGAGAAAGGAAATGGATCAACTCAAAGAAAATCTTCTCAAAGCACAGGGAGTCACACAAGTTGCTAAAAGGAAATATAATGGGGAGAATGATATGCTGCATGAATTACAATATCAGTTTGAAGCTGCAGATGCAATCCGCCAAGAAGCATATGTACATCTACAGAGCTTGAGGAAACAAAATTATGAAAAG ACCAAACACTTCTGGAGGTACAGAAATGATGCAAAGGCTGCTAATGACTTAGCATTGAGTGGAGATAAGGAGCAACTACAGCATTTATGTATCAATCAG GTGGAAACATTTATGGAACTCTGGAATACAAATGATGATTTCCGGAAAGAATATATCAAATGCAACACCAGGAGTACACTAAGGAGATTAAGAACCTTGGATGGCCGTCAACTTGGTCCTGATGAGGAACCACCTGTAATTCCTGATATAGTAAGAGTAACCAGGCATAACTTGGCAGCATCAGTAGTTTCTACTACTGAACCTGCAAAACGAGTTGCAATTGTAGAATCTGAAGAACCAAATGATAAATCAGTGGAGATTGTGGAGCGAAACAATGAGACAGCTAAGATCAAGAAGCCTGTGAAAGTTGCTTCTTCTGGAATCAGCCAAGCAACAGTTTCTGGAAGAACAGAGATTGTTGAGGAAATAGTAGAAGACCCAAAACCTACAAAAGAGGAAGTGGAGTTGGCCAGAAAGGAAGAGGAATTgaggaaggaagaagaagctgcAAAGTTGAGGGATCAACGTAAGCAGGAGGAAAAGGCCAAAGCTAAGGAAGCAatggagagaaagaaaagaatagcGGAGAAGGCCCAAGTTAGAGCTGCTATAAAAGCTCAGAAAGAAGctgaagagaaagagaag GAAAGGGAGAAGCGGGTAAGgaagaaggaaagaaagaaggaaaatgCAACAAAGGCTACAAATGGCATTAATGAAGGAGAATCTGCTCCAGAACGAACCTCAGAGACTACAACCGCGACCCCAGTGGAGCCTGAAGCTACAGAGAAACCGGTGACAATAACGAAGAGGTCCCAGAAAATGCAACAGTTCACAAAGCAAAGCAAGGCAAAACCAATCCCTCTGCCTCTTCGCAACCGTAGTAAGAGGAGAATGCAGCCTTGGATGTGGGTGCTTGTTGCAGTTGTGGCCGTCCTTGGCTTGTTTTTGTTGGGTAATGGTGGCAGCTTCTCTTTTCGATCTATGCTCGAGAGGTTTTTCTAA